A portion of the Terriglobales bacterium genome contains these proteins:
- a CDS encoding heavy metal-associated domain-containing protein: MQQHLQRQSGVQKVEVSLIDGKVDVTPKEDGQIDPAQLLKATYDSGVTVAEMDVSARGRVVNADAGGLTLQIEPNRSLPIA, encoded by the coding sequence ACAACACCTCCAGCGCCAGTCTGGCGTTCAAAAAGTTGAAGTCAGCCTCATAGACGGAAAAGTGGACGTCACTCCAAAAGAGGATGGCCAGATTGACCCGGCTCAGCTTCTGAAGGCGACTTACGATAGCGGCGTCACCGTTGCTGAGATGGACGTGAGTGCTCGTGGTCGAGTTGTGAATGCCGATGCAGGTGGACTCACGTTGCAAATAGAACCTAATCGGTCATTGCCAATCGCTC